The Synchiropus splendidus isolate RoL2022-P1 chromosome 1, RoL_Sspl_1.0, whole genome shotgun sequence genome includes a window with the following:
- the rapgef1b gene encoding rap guanine nucleotide exchange factor 1b isoform X6, translated as MGNISWRSQHGSSEDTDSSLPGDLDEDSDSQRSHLSSFTKLMDKFHSPKIRRTPSKKGKQLQPEPAAKNTEKPANKKVSRLEEHEKEVVSALRYFKTIVDKMVVEKKVLEMLPGSASKVLEAILPLVQVEARIQHSSALSSCHSRVYQSLANLIRWADQVMLDGIDLEDKENVAFVTSVIKAVLDGVKELVKLTIEKQEQPSPTTPSKPAPPVTTTVSVSPEIPRIDREPEVLSKSPASTPAEATSETTDEEVAPPKPPLPEAKMAELRAQLSADAGQRRPGLKENPPPALPPKKRQSAPSPTRVAVVAPMSRGSSLPCSVHRQQQDYEQELLQRRFSGGSQSYGGDSPRLSPCSSMGKLSKSDEQLSSMEQDSGQCSRNTSCETLDNTEAYDPDYDFLHQDLSVGENLPPIPVGGCLSPLPESHSESSSPIPGQHPSHPRFSAPPPQQQPEYWTPQPGHTNPLSRISAPPALPQKKRRSTQNSGILDYGSKVLYERYPSQYDNLSEEEMHPTPPFPLFTPISPMPQTNGGVFVSQYMACENADVPSSPPPLPEKKSRHILQYMQFVEDYSEPQPSVFYQMPQSESIYEQRNKRFQEVYGFNDSFSSTDSVHEPVLPPALPPKQRQLASHSSSPSSSSSSSLSCHLQPSAAALEEVGTGLGLSMSISNSYLIGQAALTTPTSESANDEGGEGEYVNLYSSSQANGELPHSLRETIAADDVLQDSAPQLPSSNCKESMNAERRQKSTESGGSDEEDVDELSLVDHKEIMNRITLKQENDDGPDVRAGSGDILLVHATETDRKDLVLYCEAFLTTYRTFITPEDLIKKLHYRYTSFCHSPDTFKKRVSKNTFFVLVRVVDELCLVELTEDILKQLMDLVFTLVCNGELSLARVLRKNILDKVEQKKLLRYTNSLKPLAARGVSARPGTLHDFRSHEVADQLTLLDAELFYKIEIPEVLLWAKEQNEEKSPNLTQFTEHFNNMSYWVRSLIIQQEKAQDREKLLLKFIKIMKHLRKLNNFNSYLAILSALDSAPIRRLEWQKQTSEGLEEYCTLIDSSSSFRAYRAALAEVEPPCIPYLGLILQDLTFVHLGNPDLIEGKVNFSKRWQQFNILDSMRRFQQVHYELKRNEDIVSFFNDFSDHLAEEALWELSLKIKPRNITRRKTDREEKT; from the exons aCTCGCAGCGGTCACATCTGTCCTCGTTCACCAAACTGATGGACAAGTTCCATTCTCCCAAAATCAGACGAACTCCATCCAAGAAGGGCAAACAACTGCAGCCTGAGCCGGCAGCCAAGAACACAGAGAAACCTGCTaataag AAGGTCAGCCGGCTGGAGGAGCACGAGAAGGAGGTGGTCAGTGCGCTGCGCTACTTCAAGACGATAGTAGACAAAATGGTGGTGGAGAAGAAAGTTCTGGAGATGCTACCAGGCTCTGCCAGCAAGGTCCTTGAAGCTATTCTCCCTCTGGTTCAGGTGGAGGCGCGGATACAGCACAG TTCGGCTCTCTCGTCCTGTCACAGCCGGGTCTACCAGAGTCTGGCGAACCTCATCCGCTGGGCAGATCAGGTGATGCTGGATGGCATCGATCTGGAGGACAAGGAGAATGTGGCTTTCGTCACCAGTGTCATCAAAGCTGTGCTTGATGGAGTGAAG GAATTGGTGAAGCTGACCATCGAGAAGCAGGAGCAGCCATCACCCACCACTCCTAGCAAACCAGCCCCACCAGTTACCACAACAGTGAG CGTTTCTCCTGAGATTCCTCGAATagacagagagccagaggttCTGAGCAAGTCTCCTGCTTCAACTCCAGCTGAGGCTACATCTGAAACGACAGATGAGGAAGTGGCGCCTCCAAAACCACCCCTACCTGAAGCCAAAATGGCGGAACTCAG AGCACAGTTGAGTGCTGACGCTGGCCAAAGGAGACCGGGTCTGAAGGAGAA TCCACCTCCAGCCCTTCCCCCGAAGAAGCGCCAATCTGCACCTTCGCCCACAAGGGTGGCCGTGGTTGCCCCCATGAGCCGAGGCTCCAGCCTGCCCTGTAGTGTCCACAGACAG cagcaggactATGAGCAAGAGTTGCTGCAGAGGCGGTTCTCGGGGGGCAGCCAGTCGTACGGCGGCGACTCCCCACGACTGTCTCCCTGCAGCAGCATGGGCAAGTTGAGCAAGTCTGATGAGCAGCTGTCGTCCATGGAGCAGGACAGCGGTCAGTGTTCCCGAAACACCAGCTGTGAGACCCTTG ACAATACAGAAGCCTACGACCCCGATTATGACTTCCTTCATCAGGACCTGTCAGTCGGGGAAAACCTTCCTCCAATACCAGTGGGAGGATGCCTCAGCCCACTACCTGAGTCTCATAGCGAGTCTTCCTCTCCGATCCCTGGACAGCATCCTTCGCATCCCCGCTTCAGTGCCCCCCCACCCCAACAGCAGCCAGAATACTGGACGCCGCAGCCCGGTCATACCAACCCTCTGTCCCGCATCAGTGCCCCCCCTGCGCTACCTCAGAAAAAGCGACGCAGCACTCAGAACTCTGGCATCCTGGACTACGGGTCGAAGGTGCTGTACGAGCGCTACCCCTCCCAGTATGACAACCTGTCCGAAGAGGAGATGCACCCGACGCCACCATTCCCGCTCTTCACGCCAATCTCGCCCATGCCGCAGACGAACGGAGGCGTGTTTGTCTCGCAGTACATGGCATGTGAAAACGCAGACGTGCCCTCCAGTCCACCGCCGCTGCCAGAAAAGAAAAGCCGGCACA TCCTGCAGTACATGCAGTTTGTGGAAGACTACTCGGAGCCACAGCCGTCTGTCTTCTACCAGATGCCTCAGAGCGAGAGCATCTACGAGCAGAGGAACAAGCGCTTCCAGGAAGTCTACGGCTTCAACGACTCCTTCAGCAGCACAGATTCGGTCCACGAGCCTGTTCTGCCTCCTGCGTTACCCCCTAAACAAAGACAACTG GCCTCccattcctcctctccttcttcctcctcctcttcctctctctcctgccaCCTCCAGCCGTCCGCGGCGGCTCTGGAGGAGGTGGGCACTGGGCTGGGCCTCAGTATGTCCATCTCTAACTCCTACCTGATTGGCCAAGCAGCCTTGACCACACCCACG AGCGAGAGTGCAAATGACGAGGGCGGGGAGGGGGAGTACGTCAACTTGTACTCGTCCAGCCAGGCCAATGGGGAGCTGCCGCACTCCCTCAGA GAAACGATAGCAGCGGACGACGTTCTCCAGGACTCCGCCCCTCAGCTGCCCTCCTCCAACTGTAAAGAGAGCATGAATGCAGAGCG GAGGCAGAAGTCGACGGAGTCGGGCGGGAGCGACGAGGAGGACGTGGACGAGCTCTCGCTGGTCGACCACAAGGAGATCATGAACCGGATAACACTAAAACAAGAA AATGACGATGGTCCTGACGTCCGTGCCGGATCGGGAGACATTTTACTAGTCCACGCCACAGAGACGGACCGCAAAG ATCTCGTTTTGTactgtgaagctttcctgaccACATACAGGACTTTTATAACCCCGGAGGACCTCATTAAGAAGCTGCACTACAG ATACACCAGCTTCTGCCACAGTCCCGACACCTTCAAGAAGCGGGTCAGCAAGAACACCTTCTTTGTGTTGGTTCGGGTGGTGGATGAGCTTTG CCTGGTGGAGCTGACCGAGGACATCCTGAAGCAGCTGATGGACCTGGTCTTCACGCTGGTGTGCAACGGAGAGCTCAGCCTGGCCCGAGTCCTCCGCAAGAACATTCTGGACAAAGTGGAGCAGAAAAAGCTGCTGCGCTACACCAACTCGCTCAAGCCCCTGGCTGCCAGAGGGGTCTCTGCCAG ACCAGGGACGCTGCACGACTTCCGCAGTCACGAAGTCGCGGATCAGCTGACTCTACTTGACGCAGAACTCTTCTACAAAATTGAG ATTCCGGAGGTCCTACTCTGGGCAAAGGAGCAGAACGAGGAGAAGAGTCCGAACCTGACTCAGTTCACAGAGCACTTTAATAACATGAGCTACTG GGTGCGCTCGCTGATAATCCAGCAGGAGAAAGCCCAGGAccgggagaagctgcttctCAAGTTCATCAAGATAATGAAG CACTTACGGAAACTGAATAACTTCAACTCCTACTTGGCAATTTTGTCGGCACTGGACTCGGCTCCGATCCGGAGGCTGGAGTGGCAGAAACAGACCTCAGAG GGTTTGGAGGAATATTGCACATTAATTGACAGCTCGTCATCTTTCCGAGCGTACCGAGCTGCTCTGGCTGAAGTGGAACCTCCGTGCATCCCTTACCT gGGTCTCATTCTCCAAGACTTGACCTTCGTTCACCTTGGCAACCCTGACCTTATTGAAGGGAAAGTCAACTTCTCCAAACGCTGGCAGCAGTTCAACATTCTGGACAGCATGCGGCGCTTCCAGCAAGT tcatTATGAGTTGAAGCGGAATGAAGACATAGTCTCCTTCTTCAACGACTTCAGCGACCACCTGGCGGAGGAGGCGCTGTGGGAGCTCTCGCTGAAGATCAAGCCCCGAAACATCACCAGACGCAAGACAGACCGCGAGGAGAAGACCTAG
- the rapgef1b gene encoding rap guanine nucleotide exchange factor 1b isoform X8 produces MGNISWRSQHGSSEDTDSSLPGDLDEDSDSQRSHLSSFTKLMDKFHSPKIRRTPSKKGKQLQPEPAAKNTEKPANKKVSRLEEHEKEVVSALRYFKTIVDKMVVEKKVLEMLPGSASKVLEAILPLVQVEARIQHSSALSSCHSRVYQSLANLIRWADQVMLDGIDLEDKENVAFVTSVIKAVLDGVKELVKLTIEKQEQPSPTTPSKPAPPVTTTVSVSPEIPRIDREPEVLSKSPASTPAEATSETTDEEVAPPKPPLPEAKMAELRAQLSADAGQRRPGLKENPPPALPPKKRQSAPSPTRVAVVAPMSRGSSLPCSVHRQQQDYEQELLQRRFSGGSQSYGGDSPRLSPCSSMGKLSKSDEQLSSMEQDSGQCSRNTSCETLDNTEAYDPDYDFLHQDLSVGENLPPIPVGGCLSPLPESHSESSSPIPGQHPSHPRFSAPPPQQQPEYWTPQPGHTNPLSRISAPPALPQKKRRSTQNSGILDYGSKVLYERYPSQYDNLSEEEMHPTPPFPLFTPISPMPQTNGGVFVSQYMACENADVPSSPPPLPEKKSRHILQYMQFVEDYSEPQPSVFYQMPQSESIYEQRNKRFQEVYGFNDSFSSTDSVHEPVLPPALPPKQRQLSESANDEGGEGEYVNLYSSSQANGELPHSLRETIAADDVLQDSAPQLPSSNCKESMNAERRQKSTESGGSDEEDVDELSLVDHKEIMNRITLKQENDDGPDVRAGSGDILLVHATETDRKDLVLYCEAFLTTYRTFITPEDLIKKLHYRYTSFCHSPDTFKKRVSKNTFFVLVRVVDELCLVELTEDILKQLMDLVFTLVCNGELSLARVLRKNILDKVEQKKLLRYTNSLKPLAARGVSARPGTLHDFRSHEVADQLTLLDAELFYKIEIPEVLLWAKEQNEEKSPNLTQFTEHFNNMSYWVRSLIIQQEKAQDREKLLLKFIKIMKHLRKLNNFNSYLAILSALDSAPIRRLEWQKQTSEGLEEYCTLIDSSSSFRAYRAALAEVEPPCIPYLGLILQDLTFVHLGNPDLIEGKVNFSKRWQQFNILDSMRRFQQVHYELKRNEDIVSFFNDFSDHLAEEALWELSLKIKPRNITRRKTDREEKT; encoded by the exons aCTCGCAGCGGTCACATCTGTCCTCGTTCACCAAACTGATGGACAAGTTCCATTCTCCCAAAATCAGACGAACTCCATCCAAGAAGGGCAAACAACTGCAGCCTGAGCCGGCAGCCAAGAACACAGAGAAACCTGCTaataag AAGGTCAGCCGGCTGGAGGAGCACGAGAAGGAGGTGGTCAGTGCGCTGCGCTACTTCAAGACGATAGTAGACAAAATGGTGGTGGAGAAGAAAGTTCTGGAGATGCTACCAGGCTCTGCCAGCAAGGTCCTTGAAGCTATTCTCCCTCTGGTTCAGGTGGAGGCGCGGATACAGCACAG TTCGGCTCTCTCGTCCTGTCACAGCCGGGTCTACCAGAGTCTGGCGAACCTCATCCGCTGGGCAGATCAGGTGATGCTGGATGGCATCGATCTGGAGGACAAGGAGAATGTGGCTTTCGTCACCAGTGTCATCAAAGCTGTGCTTGATGGAGTGAAG GAATTGGTGAAGCTGACCATCGAGAAGCAGGAGCAGCCATCACCCACCACTCCTAGCAAACCAGCCCCACCAGTTACCACAACAGTGAG CGTTTCTCCTGAGATTCCTCGAATagacagagagccagaggttCTGAGCAAGTCTCCTGCTTCAACTCCAGCTGAGGCTACATCTGAAACGACAGATGAGGAAGTGGCGCCTCCAAAACCACCCCTACCTGAAGCCAAAATGGCGGAACTCAG AGCACAGTTGAGTGCTGACGCTGGCCAAAGGAGACCGGGTCTGAAGGAGAA TCCACCTCCAGCCCTTCCCCCGAAGAAGCGCCAATCTGCACCTTCGCCCACAAGGGTGGCCGTGGTTGCCCCCATGAGCCGAGGCTCCAGCCTGCCCTGTAGTGTCCACAGACAG cagcaggactATGAGCAAGAGTTGCTGCAGAGGCGGTTCTCGGGGGGCAGCCAGTCGTACGGCGGCGACTCCCCACGACTGTCTCCCTGCAGCAGCATGGGCAAGTTGAGCAAGTCTGATGAGCAGCTGTCGTCCATGGAGCAGGACAGCGGTCAGTGTTCCCGAAACACCAGCTGTGAGACCCTTG ACAATACAGAAGCCTACGACCCCGATTATGACTTCCTTCATCAGGACCTGTCAGTCGGGGAAAACCTTCCTCCAATACCAGTGGGAGGATGCCTCAGCCCACTACCTGAGTCTCATAGCGAGTCTTCCTCTCCGATCCCTGGACAGCATCCTTCGCATCCCCGCTTCAGTGCCCCCCCACCCCAACAGCAGCCAGAATACTGGACGCCGCAGCCCGGTCATACCAACCCTCTGTCCCGCATCAGTGCCCCCCCTGCGCTACCTCAGAAAAAGCGACGCAGCACTCAGAACTCTGGCATCCTGGACTACGGGTCGAAGGTGCTGTACGAGCGCTACCCCTCCCAGTATGACAACCTGTCCGAAGAGGAGATGCACCCGACGCCACCATTCCCGCTCTTCACGCCAATCTCGCCCATGCCGCAGACGAACGGAGGCGTGTTTGTCTCGCAGTACATGGCATGTGAAAACGCAGACGTGCCCTCCAGTCCACCGCCGCTGCCAGAAAAGAAAAGCCGGCACA TCCTGCAGTACATGCAGTTTGTGGAAGACTACTCGGAGCCACAGCCGTCTGTCTTCTACCAGATGCCTCAGAGCGAGAGCATCTACGAGCAGAGGAACAAGCGCTTCCAGGAAGTCTACGGCTTCAACGACTCCTTCAGCAGCACAGATTCGGTCCACGAGCCTGTTCTGCCTCCTGCGTTACCCCCTAAACAAAGACAACTG AGCGAGAGTGCAAATGACGAGGGCGGGGAGGGGGAGTACGTCAACTTGTACTCGTCCAGCCAGGCCAATGGGGAGCTGCCGCACTCCCTCAGA GAAACGATAGCAGCGGACGACGTTCTCCAGGACTCCGCCCCTCAGCTGCCCTCCTCCAACTGTAAAGAGAGCATGAATGCAGAGCG GAGGCAGAAGTCGACGGAGTCGGGCGGGAGCGACGAGGAGGACGTGGACGAGCTCTCGCTGGTCGACCACAAGGAGATCATGAACCGGATAACACTAAAACAAGAA AATGACGATGGTCCTGACGTCCGTGCCGGATCGGGAGACATTTTACTAGTCCACGCCACAGAGACGGACCGCAAAG ATCTCGTTTTGTactgtgaagctttcctgaccACATACAGGACTTTTATAACCCCGGAGGACCTCATTAAGAAGCTGCACTACAG ATACACCAGCTTCTGCCACAGTCCCGACACCTTCAAGAAGCGGGTCAGCAAGAACACCTTCTTTGTGTTGGTTCGGGTGGTGGATGAGCTTTG CCTGGTGGAGCTGACCGAGGACATCCTGAAGCAGCTGATGGACCTGGTCTTCACGCTGGTGTGCAACGGAGAGCTCAGCCTGGCCCGAGTCCTCCGCAAGAACATTCTGGACAAAGTGGAGCAGAAAAAGCTGCTGCGCTACACCAACTCGCTCAAGCCCCTGGCTGCCAGAGGGGTCTCTGCCAG ACCAGGGACGCTGCACGACTTCCGCAGTCACGAAGTCGCGGATCAGCTGACTCTACTTGACGCAGAACTCTTCTACAAAATTGAG ATTCCGGAGGTCCTACTCTGGGCAAAGGAGCAGAACGAGGAGAAGAGTCCGAACCTGACTCAGTTCACAGAGCACTTTAATAACATGAGCTACTG GGTGCGCTCGCTGATAATCCAGCAGGAGAAAGCCCAGGAccgggagaagctgcttctCAAGTTCATCAAGATAATGAAG CACTTACGGAAACTGAATAACTTCAACTCCTACTTGGCAATTTTGTCGGCACTGGACTCGGCTCCGATCCGGAGGCTGGAGTGGCAGAAACAGACCTCAGAG GGTTTGGAGGAATATTGCACATTAATTGACAGCTCGTCATCTTTCCGAGCGTACCGAGCTGCTCTGGCTGAAGTGGAACCTCCGTGCATCCCTTACCT gGGTCTCATTCTCCAAGACTTGACCTTCGTTCACCTTGGCAACCCTGACCTTATTGAAGGGAAAGTCAACTTCTCCAAACGCTGGCAGCAGTTCAACATTCTGGACAGCATGCGGCGCTTCCAGCAAGT tcatTATGAGTTGAAGCGGAATGAAGACATAGTCTCCTTCTTCAACGACTTCAGCGACCACCTGGCGGAGGAGGCGCTGTGGGAGCTCTCGCTGAAGATCAAGCCCCGAAACATCACCAGACGCAAGACAGACCGCGAGGAGAAGACCTAG
- the rapgef1b gene encoding rap guanine nucleotide exchange factor 1b isoform X7 translates to MGNISWRSQHGSSEDTDSSLPGDLDEDSDSQRSHLSSFTKLMDKFHSPKIRRTPSKKGKQLQPEPAAKNTEKPANKKVSRLEEHEKEVVSALRYFKTIVDKMVVEKKVLEMLPGSASKVLEAILPLVQVEARIQHSSALSSCHSRVYQSLANLIRWADQVMLDGIDLEDKENVAFVTSVIKAVLDGVKELVKLTIEKQEQPSPTTPSKPAPPVTTTVSVSPEIPRIDREPEVLSKSPASTPAEATSETTDEEVAPPKPPLPEAKMAELRAQLSADAGQRRPGLKENPPPALPPKKRQSAPSPTRVAVVAPMSRGSSLPCSVHRQQQDYEQELLQRRFSGGSQSYGGDSPRLSPCSSMGKLSKSDEQLSSMEQDSGQCSRNTSCETLDNTEAYDPDYDFLHQDLSVGENLPPIPVGGCLSPLPESHSESSSPIPGQHPSHPRFSAPPPQQQPEYWTPQPGHTNPLSRISAPPALPQKKRRSTQNSGILDYGSKVLYERYPSQYDNLSEEEMHPTPPFPLFTPISPMPQTNGGVFVSQYMACENADVPSSPPPLPEKKSRHILQYMQFVEDYSEPQPSVFYQMPQSESIYEQRNKRFQEVYGFNDSFSSTDSVHEPVLPPALPPKQRQLASHSSSPSSSSSSSLSCHLQPSAAALEEVGTGLGLSMSISNSYLIGQAALTTPTETIAADDVLQDSAPQLPSSNCKESMNAERRQKSTESGGSDEEDVDELSLVDHKEIMNRITLKQENDDGPDVRAGSGDILLVHATETDRKDLVLYCEAFLTTYRTFITPEDLIKKLHYRYTSFCHSPDTFKKRVSKNTFFVLVRVVDELCLVELTEDILKQLMDLVFTLVCNGELSLARVLRKNILDKVEQKKLLRYTNSLKPLAARGVSARPGTLHDFRSHEVADQLTLLDAELFYKIEIPEVLLWAKEQNEEKSPNLTQFTEHFNNMSYWVRSLIIQQEKAQDREKLLLKFIKIMKHLRKLNNFNSYLAILSALDSAPIRRLEWQKQTSEGLEEYCTLIDSSSSFRAYRAALAEVEPPCIPYLGLILQDLTFVHLGNPDLIEGKVNFSKRWQQFNILDSMRRFQQVHYELKRNEDIVSFFNDFSDHLAEEALWELSLKIKPRNITRRKTDREEKT, encoded by the exons aCTCGCAGCGGTCACATCTGTCCTCGTTCACCAAACTGATGGACAAGTTCCATTCTCCCAAAATCAGACGAACTCCATCCAAGAAGGGCAAACAACTGCAGCCTGAGCCGGCAGCCAAGAACACAGAGAAACCTGCTaataag AAGGTCAGCCGGCTGGAGGAGCACGAGAAGGAGGTGGTCAGTGCGCTGCGCTACTTCAAGACGATAGTAGACAAAATGGTGGTGGAGAAGAAAGTTCTGGAGATGCTACCAGGCTCTGCCAGCAAGGTCCTTGAAGCTATTCTCCCTCTGGTTCAGGTGGAGGCGCGGATACAGCACAG TTCGGCTCTCTCGTCCTGTCACAGCCGGGTCTACCAGAGTCTGGCGAACCTCATCCGCTGGGCAGATCAGGTGATGCTGGATGGCATCGATCTGGAGGACAAGGAGAATGTGGCTTTCGTCACCAGTGTCATCAAAGCTGTGCTTGATGGAGTGAAG GAATTGGTGAAGCTGACCATCGAGAAGCAGGAGCAGCCATCACCCACCACTCCTAGCAAACCAGCCCCACCAGTTACCACAACAGTGAG CGTTTCTCCTGAGATTCCTCGAATagacagagagccagaggttCTGAGCAAGTCTCCTGCTTCAACTCCAGCTGAGGCTACATCTGAAACGACAGATGAGGAAGTGGCGCCTCCAAAACCACCCCTACCTGAAGCCAAAATGGCGGAACTCAG AGCACAGTTGAGTGCTGACGCTGGCCAAAGGAGACCGGGTCTGAAGGAGAA TCCACCTCCAGCCCTTCCCCCGAAGAAGCGCCAATCTGCACCTTCGCCCACAAGGGTGGCCGTGGTTGCCCCCATGAGCCGAGGCTCCAGCCTGCCCTGTAGTGTCCACAGACAG cagcaggactATGAGCAAGAGTTGCTGCAGAGGCGGTTCTCGGGGGGCAGCCAGTCGTACGGCGGCGACTCCCCACGACTGTCTCCCTGCAGCAGCATGGGCAAGTTGAGCAAGTCTGATGAGCAGCTGTCGTCCATGGAGCAGGACAGCGGTCAGTGTTCCCGAAACACCAGCTGTGAGACCCTTG ACAATACAGAAGCCTACGACCCCGATTATGACTTCCTTCATCAGGACCTGTCAGTCGGGGAAAACCTTCCTCCAATACCAGTGGGAGGATGCCTCAGCCCACTACCTGAGTCTCATAGCGAGTCTTCCTCTCCGATCCCTGGACAGCATCCTTCGCATCCCCGCTTCAGTGCCCCCCCACCCCAACAGCAGCCAGAATACTGGACGCCGCAGCCCGGTCATACCAACCCTCTGTCCCGCATCAGTGCCCCCCCTGCGCTACCTCAGAAAAAGCGACGCAGCACTCAGAACTCTGGCATCCTGGACTACGGGTCGAAGGTGCTGTACGAGCGCTACCCCTCCCAGTATGACAACCTGTCCGAAGAGGAGATGCACCCGACGCCACCATTCCCGCTCTTCACGCCAATCTCGCCCATGCCGCAGACGAACGGAGGCGTGTTTGTCTCGCAGTACATGGCATGTGAAAACGCAGACGTGCCCTCCAGTCCACCGCCGCTGCCAGAAAAGAAAAGCCGGCACA TCCTGCAGTACATGCAGTTTGTGGAAGACTACTCGGAGCCACAGCCGTCTGTCTTCTACCAGATGCCTCAGAGCGAGAGCATCTACGAGCAGAGGAACAAGCGCTTCCAGGAAGTCTACGGCTTCAACGACTCCTTCAGCAGCACAGATTCGGTCCACGAGCCTGTTCTGCCTCCTGCGTTACCCCCTAAACAAAGACAACTG GCCTCccattcctcctctccttcttcctcctcctcttcctctctctcctgccaCCTCCAGCCGTCCGCGGCGGCTCTGGAGGAGGTGGGCACTGGGCTGGGCCTCAGTATGTCCATCTCTAACTCCTACCTGATTGGCCAAGCAGCCTTGACCACACCCACG GAAACGATAGCAGCGGACGACGTTCTCCAGGACTCCGCCCCTCAGCTGCCCTCCTCCAACTGTAAAGAGAGCATGAATGCAGAGCG GAGGCAGAAGTCGACGGAGTCGGGCGGGAGCGACGAGGAGGACGTGGACGAGCTCTCGCTGGTCGACCACAAGGAGATCATGAACCGGATAACACTAAAACAAGAA AATGACGATGGTCCTGACGTCCGTGCCGGATCGGGAGACATTTTACTAGTCCACGCCACAGAGACGGACCGCAAAG ATCTCGTTTTGTactgtgaagctttcctgaccACATACAGGACTTTTATAACCCCGGAGGACCTCATTAAGAAGCTGCACTACAG ATACACCAGCTTCTGCCACAGTCCCGACACCTTCAAGAAGCGGGTCAGCAAGAACACCTTCTTTGTGTTGGTTCGGGTGGTGGATGAGCTTTG CCTGGTGGAGCTGACCGAGGACATCCTGAAGCAGCTGATGGACCTGGTCTTCACGCTGGTGTGCAACGGAGAGCTCAGCCTGGCCCGAGTCCTCCGCAAGAACATTCTGGACAAAGTGGAGCAGAAAAAGCTGCTGCGCTACACCAACTCGCTCAAGCCCCTGGCTGCCAGAGGGGTCTCTGCCAG ACCAGGGACGCTGCACGACTTCCGCAGTCACGAAGTCGCGGATCAGCTGACTCTACTTGACGCAGAACTCTTCTACAAAATTGAG ATTCCGGAGGTCCTACTCTGGGCAAAGGAGCAGAACGAGGAGAAGAGTCCGAACCTGACTCAGTTCACAGAGCACTTTAATAACATGAGCTACTG GGTGCGCTCGCTGATAATCCAGCAGGAGAAAGCCCAGGAccgggagaagctgcttctCAAGTTCATCAAGATAATGAAG CACTTACGGAAACTGAATAACTTCAACTCCTACTTGGCAATTTTGTCGGCACTGGACTCGGCTCCGATCCGGAGGCTGGAGTGGCAGAAACAGACCTCAGAG GGTTTGGAGGAATATTGCACATTAATTGACAGCTCGTCATCTTTCCGAGCGTACCGAGCTGCTCTGGCTGAAGTGGAACCTCCGTGCATCCCTTACCT gGGTCTCATTCTCCAAGACTTGACCTTCGTTCACCTTGGCAACCCTGACCTTATTGAAGGGAAAGTCAACTTCTCCAAACGCTGGCAGCAGTTCAACATTCTGGACAGCATGCGGCGCTTCCAGCAAGT tcatTATGAGTTGAAGCGGAATGAAGACATAGTCTCCTTCTTCAACGACTTCAGCGACCACCTGGCGGAGGAGGCGCTGTGGGAGCTCTCGCTGAAGATCAAGCCCCGAAACATCACCAGACGCAAGACAGACCGCGAGGAGAAGACCTAG